Below is a window of Funiculus sociatus GB2-C1 DNA.
TATCAATCGGAAATAACCTTTCCAATTTCAACTACGAGTTGCGATCAAACCGTTGCTTAACCCTTGTGGCTTTACCAATGCGATCGCGTAGGTAATATAGTTTAGCACGACGCACCTTACCACGGCGAATAATTTTGATGTTTTCTATTCTGGGAGAATGAAGCAAAAACACTCGCTCAACGCCTACCCCTTGGAATACTCTCCGCACGGTAATTGTGGAGTTTATGCTGCTACCACCTTTAGCGATAACAACACCTTCGTATGGCTGCGTCCGTTCTTTGCCGCCTTCTTGGATAATTACCCCAACCTTAACAGTGTCTCCCACATAGATTATGGGCAGCTCCTTTTTCAGTTGCTCCGCTTCAATTGAGCGGATTATTTCCTGAGCATTCATTGGTTTTGTAAAAAACTCACAGCCTCCTAGTTTATCTTAATGCCCGGTTGTTTGTCTATAGCTAATCCCAACTTAAGTAGGGTGGGCATTTAGAAGGAAAAAGGCAGAAGGTAAAATTGAAGAATTCCTCATTTTTACCTTCTACCTTTTAAGGGCAGTAGCGGCATATCAATACTTTTCGGTTAAGACTTGATCGCCCCAACTCCCCTGTCTTACTTGGAAATTAGCCCCCAATTTACCTTGGGTTGCGGGGAGCTAATGAGAGCCTTTTTACGGTTGAATGCTATTAACCGCTGCTTGAACCTTCTGGACGACTGGCGCGGGAAGAGGCACGTATCCTAGTTCCTCACTGTATTTTTGCCCCTCTGTTAAGCTCCAATTAAGAACGTTCTTTAAGGCTTGTGCCTTTTGGGGGTCTTCATAGGTTTTGTAAGCCATGATCCAGGTATAGGTAACAATTGGGTAAGAATTGTCCCCTTCTGGATCGGTGATGGAAACCTGCAAGTCTGCTGGTAGAGTTGCTGCGGCTAGAGTGTTGGCAGCAGCTTCGCCACTGGGATCAATAAACTTGCCTGCTTTATTTTCCAAAGCTGCTACAGGTATATTTTGCTGCTTGGCATAGCCGTACTCAACGTACCCGATTGCGCCTTCGCTTTGTAGCAGCTGGGCGGTGACACCTTCGTTACCTTTAGCACCAACTCCCACAGGCCAGTTGACAGTTTTACCTGCGCCGGGGCCGCCTTTCCAATCTGGACTAATTGCACTCAGGTGGTTTGTGAAGACGGCGGTGGTACCACTACCATCAGAGCGATGTATAACCGTAATTGGTCTGTCTGGTAATGTTAATCCAGGATTGGCTTGGGCAATTCTGGGGTCATTCCAAGTCTTAATTTTGCCCAAGAAAATATCGGTGTAAACTGCGCGTGGTAGCTTCAGCCCTTTGACATCCGGAAGATTGTATGCTAAGACAATGCTTCCAGCTGTCATAGGTAACAGTACAGCACCTTTGGCAACCTTAGCGATTTCCTCTTGCTTCATGCCTGTATCGCTGGCTCCAAAGTCCACGGTTCCCTGGGTAAACTGTTCTACCCCAGCGCCACTGCCAACGGATTGATAGCTGACTTGGACGTTGGGATTTTGCTTGTTGTACTCAGAAAACCACCGCTGATATAAAGGAGCGGGGAAACTAGCACCAGCACCAGTGAGGCTGGCGTTGCCACCGCCGCCCCCAGCGTTGGCGACAGGAGCAGGGCTACCATTAGTTGCTGCTGGCGGGGAAGCTGTTGGGCTGTTTGAAGGACAACCACTCAAACTCATGGAGAGGGCGATCGCAGAAAATACAAAAGCCTTTCGTGTTGAACGCATTGAAGAAAACATACTAATCTTTGAGGTTTGGTAAAAGCTGACGCTGAATGATTGCCAAAATTTTTCGAGTGCATCTAAAAAAGGCGGTGATAACCTCTGGTGTACCACCGACGCACCAGTAGCGGATGAAAGCCGATCCCACACCCCACAAGAGCTATGTATTTACAAAACTCTTGATGCTCCCATCTTCGATCCCATGCTAGTTGTGCAAGGTTATGCAAAGGTAAATTATTGGTAATATCAAGGTTAAGCAATGAGGGTGGGGATGATTAGAAGGCTTTAGCCAAGCGGATTGAGAAGTTTGTGAGCTTACTCCAAACTTCCTAATCTCAGCAAATCTCTGATTTCTCTTTCCCAGCCGAAACTAGAAACGAGAAAAGTTGATACCAATCAATGAGAGGCAATCATCTAAAAGAAAAAAGGCAAAAACGAAGAATTCTTTTTTTGCCTTTTTTCTTTTTTTAGAACGTGAAGGTTGTCCGAATCGTTCCTACGTAGATGGAATCGTTGTTATCGTTGTGTTCTGGGTTTAGAATCACGATCAGACCAGGGGTGATAGCGATATTAGGAGTCACCCGCAAGCGATAGAAACCTTCTAGATGGTAGGAGGTAT
It encodes the following:
- the rplS gene encoding 50S ribosomal protein L19 yields the protein MNAQEIIRSIEAEQLKKELPIIYVGDTVKVGVIIQEGGKERTQPYEGVVIAKGGSSINSTITVRRVFQGVGVERVFLLHSPRIENIKIIRRGKVRRAKLYYLRDRIGKATRVKQRFDRNS
- the pstS gene encoding phosphate ABC transporter substrate-binding protein PstS, which translates into the protein MRSTRKAFVFSAIALSMSLSGCPSNSPTASPPAATNGSPAPVANAGGGGGNASLTGAGASFPAPLYQRWFSEYNKQNPNVQVSYQSVGSGAGVEQFTQGTVDFGASDTGMKQEEIAKVAKGAVLLPMTAGSIVLAYNLPDVKGLKLPRAVYTDIFLGKIKTWNDPRIAQANPGLTLPDRPITVIHRSDGSGTTAVFTNHLSAISPDWKGGPGAGKTVNWPVGVGAKGNEGVTAQLLQSEGAIGYVEYGYAKQQNIPVAALENKAGKFIDPSGEAAANTLAAATLPADLQVSITDPEGDNSYPIVTYTWIMAYKTYEDPQKAQALKNVLNWSLTEGQKYSEELGYVPLPAPVVQKVQAAVNSIQP